A stretch of the Poseidonibacter parvus genome encodes the following:
- a CDS encoding response regulator transcription factor — protein sequence MQNKLILIVEDEEDILELLEYTLQKEGFETIGFLNVDKTLKKVLEQEDISLILMDRNLPGSEGTSFINDIKKEGYNNPVIYVTAKDKDEDILEGFDAHADDYITKPFNVKELIARVKAVIKRTSKKVDILKIRDITYKASNKKFYIEEKEIELTHLEHDLFLEFLKNKDILMSREHLLETVWEDSLDKKVKTVNVAIKRLKAKIDPDSTKDYIKSVRGEGYIFC from the coding sequence ATGCAAAATAAACTAATTTTAATTGTTGAAGATGAAGAGGATATTTTAGAATTACTTGAATATACTCTTCAAAAAGAAGGCTTTGAAACAATAGGTTTTTTAAATGTTGATAAAACATTAAAAAAAGTTTTAGAGCAAGAAGATATTAGTTTAATATTAATGGATAGAAACCTTCCTGGAAGTGAAGGAACTAGTTTTATAAATGATATAAAAAAAGAGGGTTATAATAATCCTGTAATTTATGTAACTGCAAAAGATAAAGATGAAGATATTTTAGAAGGTTTTGATGCACATGCAGATGATTATATTACAAAACCTTTTAATGTAAAAGAGTTAATAGCACGTGTAAAAGCTGTTATTAAAAGAACCTCAAAAAAAGTTGATATCTTAAAAATTAGAGATATTACTTACAAAGCTAGTAATAAAAAATTTTACATAGAAGAAAAAGAAATAGAACTAACTCACTTAGAACATGATTTATTTTTAGAGTTTCTAAAGAATAAAGATATTTTAATGTCAAGAGAGCATTTACTTGAAACTGTTTGGGAAGATTCTCTTGATAAAAAAGTTAAAACTGTAAATGTTGCAATAAAAAGATTAAAAGCAAAAATAGACCCAGATTCTACAAAAGATTATATAAAATCTGTAAGAGGTGAAGGTTACATATTTTGCTAA
- a CDS encoding ATP-binding protein: MTIVTYFWSKNIYMNQIEKNLIQNIDTFSIVVKDLDNIDTILKDLKASVNLRITIIDEKGNVIAESDKNKESMDNHSNREEVLQAKDFGIGKIVRFSNTVNKELLYIAKKVTINKNIYFIRMADYTNKITDNFIKLTAQIFGFIAFFLIIGFFITYSISIKIKKETDNILNFLTQLSDKKPTYILKSRYTQEFYKITRLLNKVALKLSKREKQKAKQTAKLKIANRQKDEIISALSHEFKNPIAIISGYSETILNDNDMPVVMKEKFLSKIHSNANKMSHIIDKLRLTLKLEEGKQELLLTPCPIKNILNDITSDLEDKYKNREIIISGEDIDLKVDETLISMAISNLIENALKYSEDEVFVELTDNSIIIKDKGIGIEAKELEKIRNKFYRVSNNGWNNSLGLGLFIVQAILSLHNFKLEINSEFNKGSEFRIKY, translated from the coding sequence TTGACAATTGTTACTTATTTTTGGTCAAAAAATATTTATATGAATCAAATAGAAAAAAATCTTATTCAAAATATTGATACTTTTTCTATTGTAGTAAAAGATTTAGATAATATTGATACAATTTTAAAAGATTTAAAAGCTAGTGTAAACCTTCGTATTACCATTATCGATGAAAAAGGTAATGTAATTGCAGAAAGTGATAAAAATAAAGAATCAATGGATAATCATTCAAATAGAGAAGAAGTTCTTCAAGCAAAAGATTTTGGAATTGGAAAAATTGTTCGATTCTCGAACACAGTAAATAAAGAGCTTTTATATATTGCAAAAAAAGTAACAATCAATAAAAACATATATTTTATAAGAATGGCTGATTATACAAATAAAATCACAGATAACTTTATAAAACTTACTGCACAGATTTTTGGATTTATTGCATTCTTTTTAATTATTGGATTTTTTATAACTTACTCAATAAGTATAAAAATCAAAAAAGAAACAGATAACATTTTAAACTTTTTAACCCAATTATCTGATAAAAAACCTACTTATATTTTAAAATCTAGATATACACAAGAGTTTTACAAAATAACAAGACTATTAAATAAAGTTGCTTTAAAATTATCAAAAAGAGAAAAACAAAAAGCAAAACAAACAGCAAAATTAAAAATAGCAAATAGACAAAAAGATGAAATCATTTCTGCATTATCACATGAATTTAAAAATCCTATTGCAATTATTTCAGGATATAGTGAAACTATTTTAAATGATAATGATATGCCTGTCGTTATGAAAGAGAAGTTCTTAAGTAAAATTCATTCTAATGCAAATAAAATGTCTCATATAATTGATAAACTAAGATTAACTCTAAAATTAGAAGAAGGGAAACAAGAACTTCTATTAACACCTTGCCCTATTAAAAATATCTTAAATGATATTACATCTGATTTAGAAGATAAATACAAAAATAGAGAAATTATTATATCTGGAGAAGATATAGATTTAAAAGTAGATGAAACACTAATTTCAATGGCAATATCAAATTTAATTGAAAATGCCTTGAAATATTCAGAGGATGAAGTATTTGTAGAACTTACAGACAATTCAATTATAATAAAAGATAAAGGTATTGGAATAGAAGCAAAAGAATTAGAAAAAATCAGAAATAAATTCTACAGAGTCTCAAATAACGGCTGGAACAACTCACTAGGACTTGGTTTATTTATAGTCCAAGCCATACTATCTTTACATAATTTTAAACTAGAAATCAACTCTGAATTTAACAAAGGTTCAGAATTTAGAATAAAATATTAA
- the glmM gene encoding phosphoglucosamine mutase codes for MKLFGTDGVRGEAGTFLDAMTVLKLAKAAGIYFRKHSTTKRILVGKDTRRSGYMIENALVSGLTAVGYDVIQIGPMPTPAIAYLTESMRCDAGIMISASHNPYEDNGIKFFDNHGNKLNVECEKKIEEIFNDNDAMISEQVTGRNIGASKRIDDVIGRYIVSIKSSFPKDLSLHGLRIVLDCANGAAYKVGPTILEELGADVITINNKPNGFNINENCGAMHPENVAKLVREYRADVGLALDGDADRLVVVDENGDVVDGDKLIGALCKYLKDEKLLQGNGCVATVMSNKALEDYLEKDKIKLHRSNVGDKYVLEVMKKEGINFGGEQSGHIIFSDAAKTGDGLASALQVLALILKSKKKASEVLNPFELYPQILHNMKVSEKIPLEEIEGLEELVKPLRQKGMRDLIRYSGTENKIRLLLEGKNKKDVEVGMETLKAFFKKVL; via the coding sequence ATGAAACTATTCGGAACAGATGGAGTTAGAGGAGAGGCTGGTACTTTTTTAGATGCAATGACTGTATTAAAATTAGCAAAAGCCGCAGGTATTTATTTTAGGAAACATTCAACAACAAAAAGAATTCTTGTTGGAAAAGATACTAGAAGAAGTGGATATATGATTGAAAATGCTCTTGTAAGTGGTCTTACAGCAGTAGGGTATGATGTAATACAAATAGGTCCGATGCCAACTCCTGCAATTGCATATTTAACAGAGAGTATGAGATGTGATGCAGGTATTATGATTTCTGCTTCACATAATCCTTATGAAGATAATGGAATTAAATTCTTTGATAACCATGGTAATAAATTAAACGTTGAATGTGAAAAGAAAATAGAAGAAATTTTTAATGATAATGACGCCATGATTTCTGAGCAAGTAACAGGAAGAAATATTGGAGCATCAAAAAGAATTGATGATGTAATTGGAAGATATATTGTTTCAATTAAAAGTTCATTTCCTAAAGATTTGTCTTTGCATGGATTAAGAATAGTTCTTGATTGTGCAAATGGAGCAGCATATAAAGTAGGACCAACTATTTTAGAAGAATTAGGTGCGGATGTAATTACAATAAATAATAAACCAAATGGTTTTAATATTAATGAAAACTGTGGAGCAATGCATCCTGAAAATGTTGCTAAACTTGTACGCGAGTATAGAGCTGATGTTGGTTTAGCTTTAGATGGTGATGCTGACAGACTTGTAGTTGTTGATGAAAATGGTGATGTAGTTGATGGTGATAAATTAATAGGTGCACTTTGTAAATATTTAAAAGATGAGAAACTATTACAAGGCAATGGTTGTGTTGCAACAGTAATGTCTAATAAAGCTTTAGAAGATTATTTAGAAAAAGATAAGATTAAATTACATAGATCAAACGTTGGAGATAAATACGTTCTTGAAGTTATGAAAAAAGAAGGTATTAATTTTGGTGGTGAGCAAAGTGGACATATTATTTTCTCAGATGCTGCAAAAACTGGAGATGGATTAGCTTCTGCACTGCAAGTTTTAGCATTAATTTTAAAATCAAAAAAGAAAGCAAGTGAAGTATTAAATCCATTTGAACTATATCCTCAAATCTTACATAATATGAAAGTTAGTGAAAAAATACCATTAGAAGAAATTGAAGGCTTAGAAGAATTAGTTAAACCTTTAAGACAAAAAGGTATGAGAGATTTAATTAGATATTCTGGGACTGAAAATAAAATCAGACTTCTTTTAGAAGGTAAAAATAAAAAAGATGTTGAAGTAGGAATGGAAACTTTAAAAGCATTTTTTAAAAAAGTTTTATGA
- the prfA gene encoding peptide chain release factor 1 codes for MLQDKLQPFINRSEEINELLISPDITSDIKRMTELSKEQSNIAPIVNKAKEYIQLIEDIEENKILLDDDELGELAKEELKDLEPRKPELEEEIKFLMIPKDPNDDKNIYLELRAGAGGDEAAIFVGDLYRGYLRYAENNGWKVEVMNTNDSESGGYKEVVILIKGDLVYSKLKFESGTHRVQRVPATESQGRVHTSAITVAVMPEVDDVEIDIDPNDLKIDVMRASGNGGQSVNTTDSAVRITHIPSGLVVTNQDQKSQHKNKDKAMKVLKARLYDLEMNEKMEKEGADRKEQVGTGDRSGRIRTYNYPQNRVSDHRINLTLYRLDYIMNDGLFDEVIDPLIADHQSKLIEANGL; via the coding sequence ATGCTACAAGACAAACTACAGCCTTTTATTAATAGATCTGAAGAAATTAATGAATTATTAATTTCTCCAGATATCACTAGTGATATAAAGAGAATGACTGAACTTTCAAAAGAACAGTCAAATATTGCTCCAATTGTTAATAAAGCTAAAGAGTACATCCAATTAATCGAAGATATAGAAGAGAATAAAATACTTCTTGATGACGATGAGTTAGGTGAACTTGCAAAAGAAGAGCTGAAAGACTTGGAGCCTAGAAAACCAGAATTAGAAGAAGAAATTAAATTTCTAATGATTCCTAAAGATCCTAATGATGATAAAAATATCTATTTAGAGCTTAGAGCTGGTGCTGGTGGTGATGAAGCTGCTATCTTTGTTGGTGACCTTTATAGAGGTTACCTAAGATATGCAGAAAATAATGGCTGGAAAGTTGAAGTTATGAACACTAATGATAGTGAATCAGGTGGATACAAAGAAGTTGTAATTCTTATAAAAGGTGACCTTGTTTACTCGAAATTAAAATTCGAGAGTGGTACACATAGAGTTCAACGAGTTCCTGCAACTGAATCACAAGGTAGAGTTCATACATCAGCAATTACAGTAGCAGTTATGCCTGAAGTTGACGATGTAGAAATCGATATTGATCCAAATGATCTTAAAATTGATGTTATGAGAGCTAGTGGAAATGGTGGTCAATCTGTAAATACTACAGATTCAGCGGTTAGAATCACACATATTCCATCAGGACTTGTAGTAACAAATCAAGATCAAAAATCTCAACATAAGAATAAAGATAAAGCTATGAAAGTTTTAAAAGCTAGGCTTTATGATTTAGAAATGAATGAGAAAATGGAAAAAGAAGGTGCTGACAGAAAAGAACAAGTTGGTACTGGAGATAGAAGTGGAAGAATTAGAACATATAATTATCCACAAAATAGAGTAAGTGATCACAGAATTAATTTAACTCTGTATCGTTTAGACTATATTATGAATGACGGTTTATTTGATGAAGTAATTGATCCTCTTATTGCTGATCATCAATCTAAACTTATTGAGGCTAATGGATTATAA
- a CDS encoding DUF1653 domain-containing protein — protein sequence MIKLNQTYTHYKNKQSYITINFCKIQENDIWVKAVIYKPADCEELFVREYKEFEEKFILKP from the coding sequence ATGATTAAATTAAATCAAACATATACACACTACAAAAATAAACAATCTTATATAACAATAAACTTTTGTAAAATCCAAGAAAATGATATCTGGGTTAAAGCAGTTATATATAAACCTGCTGATTGTGAAGAATTATTTGTAAGAGAATACAAAGAATTCGAAGAAAAATTTATTTTAAAACCCTAA
- the pstC gene encoding phosphate ABC transporter permease subunit PstC, with protein MSTFETRNKQRELTENLIKSALIIASGISILTTFGILFSILFESIEFFQMRSFWYFITGTEWSPGVEGSKFGAVPIFAGTFVITIIALLVAIPIGLGSAIYMSEYASSNTRDYLKPILEVLAGIPTVVYGFFAAITVAPLIVKMADFVGLEATFNSALASGVVMGIMIIPVISSLSDDVIRSVPDSQRKAALGLGLTQGETIRDIVIPSALPGIISASLLGLSKALGETMIVVMAAGLRPNLSWNPLEDMTTVTVTIVNSLVGDFEFNSPETLSAFALGLILFVVTLILNIISLSLIRKFKEKYKVNTL; from the coding sequence TTGAGCACTTTTGAAACAAGAAACAAACAAAGGGAACTAACAGAAAATTTAATTAAATCAGCTTTAATTATTGCATCTGGTATTTCAATATTAACTACATTTGGTATTCTTTTCTCAATTCTTTTTGAATCAATAGAATTTTTTCAAATGAGAAGTTTTTGGTACTTCATTACAGGAACGGAATGGTCTCCAGGTGTTGAAGGAAGTAAATTTGGTGCAGTACCTATTTTTGCAGGTACATTTGTAATTACAATAATTGCATTATTAGTTGCAATTCCAATAGGTCTTGGAAGTGCTATTTACATGAGTGAGTATGCAAGCTCTAATACAAGAGATTACCTAAAACCTATTCTTGAAGTATTAGCTGGAATTCCTACAGTTGTTTATGGATTCTTTGCAGCTATTACAGTAGCACCTCTTATTGTAAAAATGGCGGATTTTGTTGGTTTAGAAGCTACATTTAACTCTGCTCTTGCATCTGGTGTTGTAATGGGAATTATGATTATTCCTGTAATTTCATCATTATCTGATGATGTAATAAGATCAGTTCCAGACTCACAAAGAAAAGCAGCTTTAGGACTAGGACTTACACAAGGTGAAACAATAAGAGATATTGTAATACCTTCAGCACTTCCTGGAATTATTTCAGCTTCATTACTTGGTTTATCAAAAGCCTTAGGGGAAACTATGATTGTTGTAATGGCAGCAGGTCTTCGTCCTAATCTTTCTTGGAATCCACTTGAAGATATGACGACAGTTACAGTAACGATTGTTAACTCACTTGTTGGAGACTTTGAATTTAATTCACCAGAAACTCTTTCAGCATTTGCATTAGGGCTTATTTTGTTTGTTGTAACACTGATTTTAAATATTATTTCATTGTCACTAATTAGAAAATTTAAAGAAAAATATAAAGTGAATACATTATGA
- a CDS encoding phosphate-starvation-inducible PsiE family protein translates to MKKAITKIKTYFSSNFEVLAAAIIFVGILATGLDFYKAIILMLEFIVIMEVVKMISDFIKNHKLRLRFVIDIFIIFLIRDVIILTTHVNKDYFDISFLLIVISVFFIFRILAIKFSPGVIKVSKDTVIEYEDDRESKKVEEDKKLMKDAK, encoded by the coding sequence ATGAAAAAAGCAATTACTAAAATAAAAACATACTTTTCTTCAAATTTTGAAGTACTCGCAGCAGCAATTATATTTGTAGGTATTCTTGCTACTGGTCTGGATTTTTATAAAGCAATTATTCTTATGTTAGAATTTATTGTTATTATGGAAGTCGTAAAAATGATTTCTGATTTTATTAAAAATCATAAGTTAAGACTTAGATTTGTAATAGATATTTTTATTATCTTTTTAATTCGAGATGTAATTATATTAACAACACATGTAAATAAGGACTACTTTGATATTTCTTTTTTATTGATAGTTATTAGTGTATTTTTCATCTTTAGAATTTTAGCTATAAAATTCTCACCTGGTGTTATTAAAGTATCAAAAGACACAGTTATTGAATATGAAGATGATAGAGAAAGTAAAAAAGTTGAAGAAGATAAAAAGTTGATGAAAGATGCAAAATAA
- the lspA gene encoding signal peptidase II, translated as MKTQVVLSVIIFVVLFSIDQVIKFGFANFDWNVKGPYMSLHLAYNYGVAFSMFSFLAQYLKYIQLAMVIVGFIYLLKNKEVFKDYWFAITLLFVGGLSNILDRFTYGGVVDYFYWHYGFEFAIFNISDVLINIAVAIIIYTQIKQWMKERKQKS; from the coding sequence ATGAAAACACAAGTAGTTTTATCAGTCATAATATTTGTTGTACTATTTTCAATTGACCAAGTTATAAAATTTGGATTTGCAAATTTCGATTGGAATGTGAAAGGTCCTTATATGTCATTGCATTTGGCATATAATTATGGTGTGGCATTTTCTATGTTCTCTTTTTTAGCACAATATTTAAAGTATATTCAATTAGCTATGGTAATAGTTGGATTTATATACTTGTTAAAAAATAAAGAGGTATTTAAAGATTACTGGTTTGCTATAACTTTATTGTTTGTAGGTGGATTATCTAATATTTTAGATAGATTTACTTATGGTGGAGTTGTTGATTACTTTTATTGGCATTATGGTTTTGAGTTTGCAATATTTAATATTTCAGATGTACTTATAAACATTGCAGTTGCAATAATTATTTATACTCAAATTAAACAGTGGATGAAAGAGCGTAAACAAAAGAGTTAA
- the pstB gene encoding phosphate ABC transporter ATP-binding protein PstB, translating into MAKDNKTKVKVNKLNLWYGDNHALHGIDVDIYENKITALIGPSGCGKSTFLRCLNRMNDLIPIVKIDGSVVIDKKNIYDKDVDEVSVRKRIGMVFQQPNPFPKSIYDNVAYAPIKHGIVSKGKECDALVEQSLKKSGLWDEVKDKLNDPGTSLSGGQQQRLCIARTIAVKPEVILMDEPTSALDPISTEKIEALMLELKKDYTIITVTHNMQQAARVADYTAFFHLGKLIEYDETETIFVNPSNKKTEDYITGRFG; encoded by the coding sequence ATGGCAAAAGATAATAAGACAAAAGTAAAAGTTAATAAACTAAATCTTTGGTATGGAGATAATCATGCTTTACATGGAATTGATGTAGATATTTATGAGAATAAAATCACTGCATTAATTGGACCTTCAGGATGTGGAAAATCTACATTTTTAAGATGCTTAAATAGAATGAATGATTTAATTCCAATTGTAAAAATTGATGGTTCAGTAGTAATTGATAAAAAGAATATTTATGATAAAGATGTTGATGAAGTAAGTGTTAGAAAAAGAATTGGTATGGTATTCCAGCAACCAAATCCATTTCCAAAATCAATTTATGATAATGTTGCCTATGCTCCTATTAAACATGGAATTGTATCTAAAGGAAAAGAGTGTGATGCTTTAGTTGAGCAATCTTTAAAAAAATCTGGACTTTGGGATGAAGTAAAAGATAAATTAAATGATCCAGGAACTTCACTTTCAGGGGGACAGCAACAAAGATTATGTATTGCTAGAACAATTGCTGTTAAACCAGAAGTTATTTTAATGGATGAGCCAACATCAGCACTTGATCCAATTTCAACAGAAAAAATTGAAGCACTAATGTTAGAGCTTAAAAAAGATTACACAATAATTACAGTAACTCATAATATGCAACAAGCAGCAAGAGTAGCAGACTACACAGCATTTTTCCATTTAGGAAAACTAATAGAATATGATGAAACAGAAACTATTTTTGTAAACCCATCAAACAAAAAAACAGAAGATTATATTACAGGGAGATTTGGATAA
- the rpsT gene encoding 30S ribosomal protein S20: protein MANHKSAEKRARQTIVKTERNRFYKTRIKNVTKAVITAIEAADKDAASTAMKTANKYLHHCVSKGILKKGTAARKVSRLQTAVNAI, encoded by the coding sequence ATGGCAAATCATAAATCAGCTGAAAAAAGAGCTAGACAAACAATCGTTAAGACTGAAAGAAATAGATTCTACAAAACAAGAATCAAAAATGTTACTAAAGCAGTAATCACTGCAATCGAAGCTGCAGACAAAGATGCTGCATCTACTGCAATGAAAACAGCAAACAAATATTTACACCATTGTGTATCTAAAGGTATCCTTAAAAAGGGAACTGCTGCAAGAAAAGTATCTAGATTACAAACTGCAGTTAACGCAATATAA
- a CDS encoding phosphate signaling complex PhoU family protein → MLKTYEEKRNNIKDEVLLIGNSVVEALETSLKTLKSDDVSALKEIDLSVKKLSNKSNEIDNLIVTALALYSPEAKDLREMVSFLKITNELIRAASNVKGFIKIFRKAYSDDLNTSTILEFTIPLHKSALLSLRTAMSMIEETNDNHTEEKYGRVMVEDSKADDLYAMVEKNILKLITKNLELSKEYFDVLSSLRRLARTSDRASSIASLALFAQVGGDITQS, encoded by the coding sequence ATGTTAAAAACTTACGAAGAAAAAAGAAATAATATCAAAGATGAAGTATTACTTATTGGTAATAGCGTTGTTGAAGCACTTGAGACATCATTAAAAACACTTAAAAGTGATGATGTATCTGCATTAAAAGAGATTGATTTATCTGTAAAAAAACTATCAAATAAATCTAATGAAATTGATAATTTAATTGTTACAGCACTTGCACTTTATTCACCTGAAGCAAAAGATTTAAGAGAGATGGTTTCTTTTTTAAAAATTACAAATGAATTAATCAGAGCTGCATCAAATGTAAAAGGTTTTATTAAAATCTTTAGAAAAGCATATTCAGATGATTTAAACACAAGCACGATTTTAGAATTTACTATTCCTTTACATAAATCTGCCCTACTTTCATTAAGAACTGCAATGTCAATGATTGAAGAAACAAATGACAACCACACTGAAGAAAAATATGGTAGAGTAATGGTTGAAGATAGTAAAGCAGATGATTTATATGCAATGGTTGAAAAAAATATATTAAAACTGATTACAAAAAATCTTGAACTTTCAAAAGAGTATTTTGATGTATTAAGTAGTCTAAGACGTCTAGCAAGAACTTCTGATAGAGCATCATCAATTGCTTCATTGGCACTTTTTGCTCAAGTGGGTGGAGATATAACACAATCATAG
- the pstA gene encoding phosphate ABC transporter permease PstA, whose protein sequence is MIKRKKKNTQNPFYDPTLDKRHASAKRFKKFTLTSLIFSIAFLAFFLIDIIGKGTPAFKVTYIEVNVAYNQKSVEDSRFAVDRKYRKIVSRSWLRDLPMQVKQNPKLLNTTQTLWVLADDQVDQYLKGHHYKLKRKDKALVDTLNAEGKIETRFNSIFFLHGDSKIPENAGLFSAMIGSILTLCITMLVAFPLGVMTAIYLEEFAEDNRFTRFIEVNINNLAAIPSILFGLLGLAIFINLFGMPRSSPLVGGLTLALMTLPIIIVSSRAALRAVPDSIRQAGYGLGLTKIQVTKDHVLPLAFPGVLTGSIIGLAQAMGETAPLIIIGMIAFIPDAPTSVMDAATVMPAQLFTWAGMPERMYIEKTAAGIMVLLSILISLNAVAIYLRKKFEVKW, encoded by the coding sequence ATGATTAAAAGAAAAAAGAAAAATACACAAAATCCTTTTTACGATCCAACATTAGATAAAAGACATGCAAGTGCAAAGAGATTTAAGAAGTTTACTTTAACATCTTTAATTTTTTCAATTGCATTTTTAGCCTTTTTCTTAATAGACATAATTGGAAAAGGAACACCAGCATTTAAAGTTACATACATAGAAGTAAATGTAGCTTATAATCAAAAATCTGTTGAAGATTCAAGATTTGCAGTTGATAGAAAATATAGAAAAATAGTTTCAAGGTCTTGGCTTAGAGATTTACCTATGCAAGTTAAGCAAAATCCAAAGCTATTAAATACAACTCAAACCTTATGGGTTTTAGCTGATGATCAAGTTGATCAATATTTAAAAGGTCACCATTATAAATTAAAAAGAAAAGATAAGGCATTAGTTGATACATTAAACGCTGAAGGAAAAATTGAAACTAGATTTAATTCAATATTCTTTTTACATGGAGATTCAAAGATTCCTGAAAATGCAGGTCTATTCTCTGCAATGATTGGTTCAATCTTAACACTTTGTATTACTATGTTAGTAGCTTTTCCACTTGGAGTTATGACAGCAATTTATCTTGAAGAGTTTGCAGAAGATAATAGATTTACAAGATTTATTGAAGTAAATATTAATAACCTTGCAGCTATTCCATCTATTTTATTTGGATTATTAGGACTTGCAATTTTTATTAATCTTTTTGGAATGCCACGTTCTTCACCACTTGTTGGTGGTCTTACACTTGCACTTATGACTTTACCTATTATAATTGTAAGCTCACGTGCAGCATTAAGAGCAGTTCCTGATAGTATTAGACAAGCTGGATATGGTTTAGGATTAACAAAAATACAAGTTACAAAAGATCATGTTTTACCACTTGCTTTTCCAGGAGTTTTAACAGGTTCTATTATTGGTTTAGCACAAGCTATGGGTGAGACAGCACCACTTATTATTATAGGAATGATTGCATTTATACCTGATGCACCAACGTCTGTAATGGATGCAGCAACTGTTATGCCTGCACAATTATTTACATGGGCAGGAATGCCAGAGAGAATGTATATAGAGAAAACAGCTGCTGGAATTATGGTACTTCTTAGTATCTTAATCTCACTTAATGCAGTTGCAATTTATTTAAGAAAAAAATTCGAAGTTAAATGGTAG
- a CDS encoding substrate-binding domain-containing protein, whose product MKKTSLALLASATLTMSLSARDQIKIVGSSTVYPFSSSVAEEFGATTKFPTPVVESTGSGGGMKLFCAGNDLNTPDITNASRRMKTKEFKMCQENGVTDITESVIGYDGIAFSQSISNAPFNISKKNLALAVAKEVPSKDGKSLIANPYKKWSDIDASLPNREIIVYGPPKSSGTRDAFEELVMQSIFKKMALYTDLYKADKKANKKYKKYSIVRTDGVYVESGENDNLIVQKLEKNKAAFGVFGFSFLVENDDKVQGATIDGVEPTPENISSSKYPVSRSLFFYIKNSHSKEVPAMNKYVDLFMSEKMIGEDSILGEIGLIALPTEARNKIRESVSKRSKLTLADLSAKH is encoded by the coding sequence ATCAAGAAAACATCATTAGCTTTATTAGCAAGTGCAACTTTAACAATGAGTTTAAGTGCAAGAGATCAAATAAAAATCGTTGGATCATCAACTGTATATCCATTTTCATCTTCAGTAGCTGAAGAATTCGGTGCAACTACAAAGTTTCCTACTCCTGTAGTAGAATCAACTGGTTCAGGTGGTGGAATGAAATTATTTTGTGCTGGAAATGATTTAAATACTCCAGATATTACAAATGCTTCTAGAAGAATGAAAACTAAAGAATTTAAGATGTGTCAAGAAAATGGTGTTACAGATATTACTGAGTCAGTAATTGGTTACGATGGTATTGCTTTTTCACAATCAATTTCAAATGCACCATTTAATATTTCTAAAAAGAACTTAGCATTAGCTGTTGCAAAAGAAGTTCCTTCAAAAGATGGTAAATCATTAATCGCAAACCCATACAAAAAATGGTCAGATATTGATGCTTCATTACCAAATAGAGAAATTATTGTATATGGACCACCAAAATCATCTGGTACAAGAGATGCATTTGAAGAGCTAGTAATGCAAAGTATTTTCAAAAAAATGGCTTTATACACAGACCTTTATAAAGCTGACAAAAAAGCAAATAAAAAATATAAGAAATATTCTATAGTAAGAACAGATGGTGTTTATGTTGAATCTGGTGAAAACGACAACTTAATTGTTCAGAAATTAGAAAAGAATAAAGCTGCATTTGGTGTATTTGGTTTTTCTTTCTTAGTTGAAAATGACGATAAAGTTCAAGGTGCTACAATTGATGGTGTTGAACCAACTCCTGAAAATATTTCATCTTCTAAATACCCAGTATCTAGATCATTATTCTTCTATATTAAAAATTCTCACTCAAAAGAAGTACCTGCTATGAATAAATATGTTGATTTATTTATGTCTGAAAAAATGATTGGTGAAGATAGTATCTTAGGTGAAATTGGTTTAATTGCTTTACCTACAGAAGCTAGAAATAAAATCAGAGAAAGTGTTTCTAAAAGAAGTAAATTAACTTTAGCTGACTTATCTGCTAAACACTAA